The Betta splendens chromosome 7, fBetSpl5.4, whole genome shotgun sequence genome includes a window with the following:
- the vgll4a gene encoding transcription cofactor vestigial-like protein 4 has translation MLVPRMDLLNAQFLDKMNNNIGRLHYEDESRTPSAVPNITGPSAHCTSKRKYGEEQADEQINCDDDHMTKMSRLFASQLARPSAGDNPNEHWSHSPAEHISSFPNSLHGHPLYTSISGYAVDQPLPLTKSSHDAGVGGRERSVMGGAVERQQNRPSVITCAPANNRNCSLSHCHMNGCSSSPAADQKKANVCDPVIEEHFRRSLGKNYREAASVSNSVSITGSVDDHFAKALGDAWLQIKTKGGGPPTPEEDL, from the exons ATGCTAGTCCCTAGAATGGATCTGCTGAACGCTCAGTTCCTGGACAAGATGAACAATAACATCGGGAGACTGCACTACGAAG ATGAGTCCAGGACGCCCTCCGCTGTTCCCAACATAACTGGGCCTTCAGCGCATTGTACAAGTAAACGGAAATATGGAGAAGAACAGGCAGACGAGCAAATCAACTGTGATGACGACCACATGACCAAGATGAGCAGGCTGTTCGCCTCTCAGCT GGCCCGTCCCTCTGCTGGAGACAACCCGAATGAGCACTGGAGTCACAGTCCTGCGGAGCACATATCGTCCTTCCCCAACAGCCTCCACGGACACCCCCTGTACACCTCCATCTCTGGCTATGCTGTAGATCAGCCCCTGCCGCTGACTAAAAGCAGCCACGACGCGGGCGTGGGGGGGCGGGAGAGGTCTGTGATGGGGGGGGCTGTTGAACGGCAGCAG AATCGTCCCTCAGTTATAACCTGTGCTCCAGCGAACAACCGCAACTGTAGCCTTTCTCACTGCCACATGAacggctgctcctccagtccAGCTGCTGATCAGAAGAAGGCAAATG TATGTGACCCTGTCATTGAGGAGCACTTCCGTCGCAGTCTTGGAAAAAACTACAGAGAAGCAGCATCTGTGTCCAACTCCGTTTCCATCACTGGGTCGGTGGACGACCACTTTGCCAAGGCTCTGGGGGACGCCTGGCTTCAAATAAAGACCAAAGGTGGAGGCCCTCCAACCCCAGAGGAAGACCTGTGA